The sequence tagttggcTAATTCACACCTCAAAACGaaactaaattatttgattgttttcaAATCCATGACATTGAATAATGtcgaagcgtcaatagcgcaatggttggccgtctagcgatgtaaagagtggcaggatcgatcctgactccttgggctattgtcgtccccactcctaacacaagatAAGCTCAAAAgcaggggtaaataggaatattagtaattccttaattaaaaaaaaaaaacaataatgtttaatttcatcTCGTCCAACAGGTTGCTGATCTCAAACTACCGCCCGGCATCACGCTCACGCGTGTCCAACCTAACGAGAAGAAGGAGGCGCCCGTCATCAAGTCTGTCGTAAGTGTGGAACTGTCTCACCGTTGACATGGTGACTGGTAAattcagaataataaaaatatatacgccaATACCAAAAATTGACACATTACGTCTGTACgtctaaaaactattttatgaaCTGCCAGTGCtggcaaaaataatataatcaatataagaTGATGCAGATCGTGTTTTGGCTTATCTCGTGTTtaccggtgaaggaaaacgtgaAAAGGTGTCGTTAGTAAAACCTTCATTTGACGgacgaatattattatataatagcctAACCATCACTGTCCCCCCCCAGCCGCTGTGGCGCCACAGCCAGCTCGAGGCGGCGCCCacgcccgcgccgcgcgcgccgcccgtcATCACCGCCGACCCCTCGCTCATGATGTTCTCCACGCACGCGCACAACGGTACGCACGCATTCTCGTCTCCCGGTTACCTAGCGTCGCTACCTTTAGCTTTTTTGATGAGAATGGTGTTCGTTGCAGAACCACCGAAGACGATCGTCGTGCCGGAAGCGCCGCCTCAGCCCGCCGGGAAGTCGAAGAAGGCCAAGAAGAAGGCCAAGAGAGCCGCGGCGGAGACGACGGAGCAGAGACACGAGGGAGCCAAGATGGTCACCCTGCGGAACCCCATGTTCCACCCGAACCTCCCTCCCGTGCAGATCGCGAACCCCGCGCAGAGCAAGGCCGAGATCCGGATCCCCGATCCCATCCCCATGCCGCCGGCCCCCTGCCAGGCCACCATCACCCCCACGTCGAACGGGATGTACACCATCCGGAACCCGTTGATGTCGATGATGCACCAGCAGAACCTGATGGGTATCAGGAACCAGAATCCTCAGATGACGCCCGCCTTCGGCCAGCCCCAGTACAGCTACGTCAATCCGAACGTGTACACGCCGCAAGCGTACGCGGAACCCGCACGCAACTCCCCCAAGATGCCCGAAAACGATTTCCAGAACCGCATCATGAACCTGGCGTCGTTCACGCAGAAGAACGACGAGGGGTACTCCCTGTTCAAAACGCCGGACGAGAATCCACAGAAAAGTTTCCTGACGCCCGAATACTTCGACGACCAGGCCCCGAAGGTCGTGTCCCCCAACCCGATAGGCACGCGACCGGACCACAACCGGAACTACGAGAACGATTCGCTGTTCGCGAATCCGATCCAGCGTCCGGAGCCGATCGGCACTCCTCTGAAGAAGGACGAGGAGAAGCAGTACTGCGGGCTGTACACCCCCTTCGGGCAGGAGGACAGGAACGTCTTCCGGAACGCGCTGTTCAACGACAAGCAGGAACCGAACCCGCACTCGAAGGTCGACGAGTCCACTCCCTACGTGAACGGGGAGCTGCCGTATTTCCAGAGACTAAGAGCGGGCTCGAAGCTGAACAACGAAGTGACCATCCACTACGTCACGGACTCCAAGTTCTACAAAGGGCAGGTACGTCCGCCGACCGCCGGCGTCGACTGTAGGGCTCCGGTTAACGTGCTGACGTGCTAACGGTGCGCCTGTCCGCAGGAGGCCTGCGAGCGCGAGGAGTCGCTGTTCTCCCGCCCGCAGCCCCGCGCGTGGCCCGAGCGCCCGCACAGCCACAGTGAGTCGCCCGCCTGACCCCCCCCTCCCCAAAAGGCACCTCGTGTCGAAACAGATTCAACGAGTCTGATATTAGTGTAGAGTTCCTTCTTTTATTTCGTACCAGTTCCTCGGTCTACTTCTAAGTAAGGCCGTCGAATGTCTCTCCCGTTACAGAACTGCGTTCGGAAGTACGGCGCCTTATTTAcggattgttttttattcttttcataTTGAAGTCTGATGGTATATCCGCCAGGTGTCCAATCGTCCGTGAGCTCGATGACGTGCGAGAGCGCCTGCGACAGCGGCGGGACTTCGCCCCCCCAACATAGACCCGGTGAGTTTGTGTACACGCGGTAGGGATTGAATATCGAAACatctagaatataaatattttcaacgacCTATAGTTAGGGCAGGATACAGTACTCCGACGTGAATAACGTGTTTCCCGGTCGCAGAATCCAGCGTGTTCCTGCCGGACCGCAGCATCACCAACCTCTCGTCCCTCGAAGTCTCCGAACGGGAGATCGAGTCCTTCAAGCGGTTCGACTTCTACTTCGAGCCGCCGCAGCACAAGCCGAAGGTGCAGCTCGACGTGCGCGACATCGCGGCCGCGCTGCGGCACCACCAGAAGTAGGGCTCCGCCCTCGCTCTAGTTGATTTCGTCACAAacgattgtatttatttgtaaagtttaatttaacatcGGTCAGCGTCTCGGGCCCCtatgtaatcaaaaataaattagattccTGGCCCCCCGAGCTCGGGGCCCCGCACCACCGTGTCCCAGGCGGCTTCGCCGCTGAGTCATCGCTTGAATGTCTTATCATTTGAAAACTCCTCGATTAAGCTCTTTGAGATCGATTGGACATTTCACACAAGAAGgcggaattatatttataatgttaaactgCATCAATAATAAGTAACTAAAAACAAGCTGATCGACGAAGAGTCCACGCTGAGCCGTCCGGGCAGAACCGGATCGTGCCGACCGTGAAGACACCAGCTCCGCGGGATCAGAGGGACGGATTCCAAGTTCAACAAACGCTTGCCGGAATATGTGTTCAACAACAGACGCGATGAcataaagaaacaataaaaaaagatgttTCTAGAACTCCCGTTTGACTGAAAACTATGACAAGTCAGGTTATACAGAACAGGACGGAGAGATCGGAAGAGAGGGACGCGACGACATCTGCCGTCTCGCTCTGCCGTCCGCCTTCGGAGTTTCACTTCGGCGGATGCGACCAGATCTAATGAAATTCCGACAAAATATTGTCAAGACAACTTGTGTGTAAGGTAACCGAGAGACAGCGACCTAACAGTTGGCATCAGTGATATTCGGCTCTTGCCAATGATTTGCCGAATGGCAAAATGTGCTCAGGAATGAACTCGACGACTCACTTCGGTCCTGCTTAACGACCACATCATCGCTCGGAGGAAACACTGCAAGACTCGTACAAGAGTTCTCACGCGATGGACTCCAAGAAAAGATTTCGCAACGAATACGATCGAGGGTCGCCATATTCGTTCAGTCGATTCGACTGACTTTCGAAACCGCGCACTCGTTCCGCAAACTTTCGACATTGTCTTAAGCGAACGTTCGGCCGCTTCTGCCGATGGATGTTATTCTAGAACCGGGCGTGGAAGTATCCTTCGGCCGAGAGCGTCAAGTTCAAGCGAACGGGTGTGTCCCGGAACCGGAACGGACTAGTATTTTAAGCGCCACTTTATATATATCGATAGCATGAGGATTTGTTCGTTTGTGTATCACAGATCAGTGCTAGGGGTTGTAAGATTATGAATAAGAAATGTGTATATTATAGCCAGGGTGTGTTTTATTTCATCCCTTCCCTCGTAGTAGGAAGTGTAATCAGAACTCTGGAAGTAAAGTTAGTAGAACAATGTCGTGTAGTCTTGGCCTTTTCAAAAGATCGGAGCTCACGTCAAAGAAACATTGATAAAGGAGGCGTATTACTCGATACGTCGGCCGTGTGAGAAATGTCAATCCCTATTTAAccccttagaggtagaatatctagaaatacttagtatccCAAGAATtaagttaaatgttattatcttaataaatgaCTGACTTCTATataaactttcaacccttatttcaccttCTTAcgggtagaatatgcagaaacacttaaataagtatctactccttTTATTCAGTATCACAAAAATAGTTACATGTTTCTAACTTGAAAATTTACGGCCTTTCATACATAgtttcatcccttatttcatCCACTTAGGAGTAGAATGtgtagaaacgcttaaataattatgtactcatttttaatcagtgtcctaaaaataaagttttatgtttccaactaaaaaaatgacggacttccatacaaacgttcaacccccTATTTCAAAATTCCCTCCTAAGTGTCATGATATCttataagtgtacagcctaaaataaaagttttatgcttcttGTTCTAAAAATGACATACTTACATACAACATTTTATCCCCCTTTTTAAccctttacagcactttttttttatttatttggtttttcaaCAATGTGTACActgattataacaatatattataacaagtaCAATTATATTCTAAGTGTCACAATTACTTATAGACGaacaattgttaattaaaaggaaaaaaaagtaaaaaataaactatgtaataaaaatatgaggaTGTATCAACTTGGACCTCATTTTTGCTGCCCAGTACGATCTTTTTCATGGACGCAATGGACGCAATGGACGTAACATTTAGGTCGACACTGTTTTGATATTCATCATGAGCATTGTACATTTGTGAAAGTGGGCTATGTGGTTTAAGATTTGTGCGATGCTTTGCTTTATTAAACAAGTGTAAATTATTTGATCTAGGTAATCTGGTGGAAACATTAGAAGTAAGCTTTTGTAATAGGTCAGAATTAATAATAGACCCAGTAACGATTCtacttagaaatattaagtGAAACGGACTTCTACGTTTCGACAATGGAGAGAGTTTGAAAAATTCAATACGTTCATCGTAAGATTTAAGTACTTCGCTAAGTTTGCAACTAAAAGTTGAATGTCTAATGAATTTCTTCTGGATGGATTCGAGTCTATCAAAATGATTCTTGTATTTAGGAGACCAAACTACACTAtaacttttttcaattaaagagtagcctatgtcctttctcaggctctagactatttgtttaacaaatttCCATTAcgtcggtccagtagttttggcgtgaaaacGAGATTAATTCGTTGTAGATACTCTAATAATACTAGTAGTGTAATCAGTAGTGcagaagtaactctgtccgtctgttactCTTAAACGAAAAGCCgaacagattttgatgaaattttgtacggAGTTTGAGCCCCAAAAAAGGTaataagctactttttttttttaaataaggagtAAAACGGGAGTTAGTGTTTTGTGTGCTATGAAGTTTTAACAATTTCAAGCGAAAAAAatccgagatggcctagtggttagaacacgtttatcttaaccgatgagtactggttcaaacccaggcaagcaccgctgaattttcatgtgcttagtttgtttttatattctacTCTTGCTCggcgaagaaaaacatcgtgaggaaaccttcatgtgtctaatttcaacgaaattctgccaaatgtgtatccaacaactcgcattggagtagcgtggtggaatatgctccgaaccttcttctcaaagggagaggaagccttagtccAGAACTGTCTGTAATATATCGATCTCATGGAATACGTAAGTGTAAAGGTcgtttattacaaaactaataattaacCATTTTAAGCCAATAGGATATTCTACTATCTTGATGACGTCAGATTGTTCCAAACAACAGTCGTGTATGTACGACCGGcactcattcaacgttaacagctataaatatttagtgtttttgggaaaataatgatttacaaTTACCATCCTTGGTGTGTAGTGTCCGAATACTAGAattaaaactccagaaaagttCTTTATCAAAGTGCCGGATGATATTGAAATTACAGTTTCTGCCTATCTGACGTCACACCATGGCGGCTCGTGTattaggtcacgtgatatacagactaaaaatgacaactttaattttaatacaataaaaaataatatgttttcatgACTCcaaaatcagaatatttaagtatatttatttttcacgacCAAAAATACCCTGTTCTGTAAATAAAGTTGGAAAACATCTTCATTGGTCGGTGTATTACAGCCGAAAGCCGAACTCATGTACTGTGGGAGGTGTATCGTTAGGAGGCGAAATAAAACAGTCAGATCGAATCAGAATATATTGGTCGGTCACACGCGGTGGTGCTTGTTGTgcggcgcgtgcgcgtgcgcgtgcgcgtcgAGGCGGCGCTTGCGGCGGGGGGGCGCGCACAGCCCCGCGTGCGCCTGCGCCGCCAGCAGCATGCCCAGCTGGCACTGCGCCTGCCGGCCCGACTTACGTTACTCCACCTCAGTTCGCCATTTAACACCTCAAGCCTTGTACGTCTACATTAATTCGAGTGTTTTTCAAGTGATAACCTCTTGTGTGAGACTGAACcgctgtctggcttccctttcccacgcatacggcagcggtaaaCAGGCTCCttctctctcactctaacccagAGCGCTAGCCGTATATcagacagatattttttttaaactacccCTTACGAATATTTCTTTTAAGGCGTAAGTGAATGTCCCAAACTCACGTCTTCGTGCATCTCCCGCGCCATCGCGTACACGCTGTGCGAGCTGCTGTTGTAGAGCAGCGCGTTGGACAGCATCAGCAGCACGTCGCGCTGGAACTCGGCCGTAGTCCTGGAATGGAAACAGTGTACAATCAAACGTAACTTCAAAAACTACCAACGAATATTCCCGAGtacattcttttataaaatgtctaaaaaaCAAATCTTCGATACGAGTCACGGTAATTGAAAacaagctttgtgcaagcccgtctgggtaggtaccacccactcatcagatattctaccgccaaatatcagtacactgtattgttgtgttccggttagaagggtgagtgagccagtgtaatcacaggcacaagggacataacatcttagttcccgaggttggtggcgcattggtgatgtaaggaatggttaatatttcttacggcgcctttgtctatgagcggtggtgaccacttaccatcaggtggcccatatgctcgtccgccaaccaaagccataataaaaaaataaataaacaaataacacgTGCACGTAATTCTAGTTAACGGAGAAAAGTCACCGGCGGTTATAGAGAACTAATTACATCATACATCAACGTTACAATTACGTTATTAGAGAACTGCAGCCCATACCTCACGTGACCGGCGTCGATGTTCCGCCTGACGGTGGACAGGTCCATGGGCCGCTTGACCACCACGCTGTACCCGGGGGCCTCCTCGTCCGAGATCGGCCGCAGGAACAGGGACGCGTACTTGTGTGCGCACAGTCTTGGGGACGAACGAACGGAACATTATTcatttacttaaaacaatacaaGATTAAGACGACCTCCGTTGCCGAGTGgtgcgtacaccggttttcatgttaataaagtaaaaagttcattagttatctatgttgtctcgggtctgggtgtttgtggtgccgtcgttacgtctgatcttccataacacgagtgctttagctacttacattgggatcagagtaatgtatgtgatgttgtccaatattaatttatttataaaaaaatgatgatttGGATAATCGGACAAATCTTAAAGTACTTAGATTCTCGTCGGTTTTGGACAGACTCTTTAAGCCTGGTGGAATTCGTGACAATGAATTTCATGGACATAGCTATATATGTATCAGCTCGCGGTCCCACCGGCTGTACACCAGCATGACGCTCTTCTTCCACAGGCGGTGCTGTCTCTCGGCGTCGCTCGCACTCGGGGACTCCGGGGCGCTCTCGGAGCCCGAACACGCTGGAATATCGGAGACGATAACGCAATTATTATGACATCAGAATTAGTACATCTATTTAGTTAATAGCATCTaacgaatgggccacctgatggtcaccactgcccacagacattagcgctgtaaaaaatattacccattccaaCAACACCAATGCGTGATGAATTGGTGTTGTAgggaatttaatattgttaacttGCCTTCTTCTTAAAAAAACTTCTAAGCAAagacaattattttcattatcctcatatatatatatataagcggatcttacgaaactccacccgtAAGGAAGCAAGACGGggcttggaagtttgtgttttacaaatttcacgGGCAAAGCCGCAAGTTAAGCTAGTTTCTAagatcaaaaataaaacctcACTTCTAGAATCAGATTTCTTCTTCCTCGAGTAGTCTCTCTTCTTTTTTCCATCTTTCTCTTCCTCGCGACTGagctgaaaaacaaaaaaaaaatccttagcccagcagtgggatatttatagGCTTAAACTTTTATAAGACACAATCCCAAACTATTGTTGGATCTTGGCTTacgatatatagataaaaaaacatagatttaaatatcgctaataactcagcgataaacactactgagagtttacgattaatatatctttatttataagacaacactgttacacttgacataacatgactgtattttcatatgttgaaaaagagtaactactgagtttctcgccggttcttctcggtagaatctacattccgaaccggcggtatctttactttaaatagtttgttaaatgacgattcaaaagtgctcgtaaaagcctacttgaataaagtatattttgatttgatttgacaacCTCTTATATGCACTTAAATTTAACGTTGTCATTTAAAACTCTACTTAATGGTGGGGTATTgtgcccgtctggataggtaccacccacccatgagatattctaccaccaaactgcAGTACTTAGTCTATGTCTtagtcttggtatgggcatgttatgcggaggaatgaggaccatgttgtgaggaaggtcttgagcatggatgtggatggatatagaggtaggggacgaccaaagaaacgatggatggattgtaagacgatatggttagaaagaatgttacttgtgagatgacgtccgacagagaagtatggaagaagacatgctgcgccgaccccaagtaaaattgggataagggcaggaggatgatgaaacAGCAGTTCAAGTTTGAAGGATGACTGAGCCAATATAGCTactggcacaagagacataatatctCGGTTCCgttgaaatttcttacagccccaatgcctttgggcgatggtgaccttaccatcaggtggcaatAAAACACTATTTCGACGACCATAATAAATACCACAGATTATTAAGATGACGTATGACGTCATGtcaattcaaattcaaagtCGTTCAGTTATCTTAACTCTTCCTGCTAAAACGGACACGAAGGGTCTTCAATCGTAAGAATTCATTCTATGAGTACCTCCATGGGAGTGTCGTCGTCTGTTTCCGTGTGTGTGTCCTCTTCCAAGCCCTCCCTCTTAACTTCCTCTTGCGACAGTTCGTCTCGTATCATATCTTTCAGTGGAATCGAATCCTGTAACACACAcgcaataaaatgaaaaaattggaAAAAGTTCTCAATCGGATAGAACATtagtttaatgatttaaattttggaaaaatatgttttttttgcgCCTGAAGTCGCTCTGTATCGGATAACAGTCCCACTGATTCAGCATCTTACTCGACACAGATTAAATATGTCGCAGGCAACTGGCTCAACTAGCCGTCCACTTTACTAAATGGCGCTTTTGAACCGGCGGCCTGAACGAAACTCGGCCAATTCACCTTcatgttattttcttaatttaaaaattgtaaaaatatttaaaaaaaaatacatataatacaaaagttcctaaagattcgagcgttatccgaaaaatttaagactttttctattatatattattgattcaaagtaaaatttaaacagaaaCACCGAAAacaatagacgcttgtacaatgttacatctgTCGGAcagtagggacgcgaataacaggcagtaactgctacaaataccgattacaaaaatccttattaaagatcattgttaagttattgctacgaacgggggtcctttcggttggggtctctttggctggtataactctttttaggaaaaataagttaaaaaacgtTGAATTCTAATtagaattacgcattccatcgttccatcgactgttatatatgttatagtttctgtttctcatcactcgCCCGTCTGTCAACAAGATCAAGCCAACTCGAACAGGGTGTCAGTTCTTACACCGATCATAACttccaattaaaaaacattaaaatgccACGTAACATACCTCAGCATCTTCTTCCTTCTTGATCTTCTATCAATTTCTCGTCAGCATTCTCTTCTGGAACCTCTTGTTTCTTCTCGGCCTCTTCCATGACGGgttcttcttcttttttatctttttcttcTACAACTTCTTCGGGGactttcgctggttcttctggCTGTGGTTCCAGTGGTTGAATTACTTCTGGagctaaacaattttataatgttaatttttttttggtattcgtttttagggttccgtatccAAAGGGTACGCTAGGGtatactaagactccgctgtccgtccgtccgtcagAGTGTATCTCGTGAACCGCGATAGTTAGAcagttgatatatttaaaggGACTCCCATACAACAGACATGTTTTTTGTTTGCTGCTTTTACAGATAATGGTAATGAACCCTTcgtgggcgagtccgactcgcacttggcatatttttccaaattaatttaattaataacacaaatgctCGACTAAAGTGATTTACGTAACAAATCTATTGCCGTTACCTTCTTTTTCGTCCTCCTTAGACTGAACTTCCGGTGGCAGCGGTATGTCCTGCGGGTCTGGGACAACTTCTTCTTCAGGCTGAGGTTCTGCTGGTGGCGGTTCTACTGCTTCCTCGGCTACTGTAGCCGGCGGTTCTTGAATTGGTTCTCTGAAATTATCATCTTTTGGAAACATCGATTTGCACGCATCGGGCGTACGAACGACTCCTATGCCGAAACTGTCTcctatttaaaacgggatatttaccatacgAGATGGGACAAGTCTCGTGACCAAGACGTTCTCGTAGATTATGTCGAAATGTCGaactccaccaaataataaatatcaaataatacaataattatcccgttccaccaaataaaaataaaaaacatggtaaataaaaatagccgtGTTAATTCGAAATCTCTCCTATACCGTCCGCATAGTATGAGATAAGGTCTCTTCCCGCTCTGtactgttttgattttgatgcggttttcatcaatgaAGCGATTCGTGCATAATATAGTATAGAAATGgcaagaatttcaactttcctcgTCGGAAACAACAACATGTAGACCcttggtcaccgccgcccatggacaatggcgctgtaagaaatattaaccattcctatgCGCCACcgacattgggaactaagatcttatgtcccttgtgcctaaagTTACACTGAgtactgttttgcggtagaatatctgatgagtgggtgggacctacccagacgggcttgacaaagccctaccaccaagtaaatcttcCACGAGGGacatatttactgtaaaaaCAGTTGCCATACATACGGTTCATTTGCGATCTTCTCCTCAACTTTAGACATCTCCTGTTCATCTTCTTCCATATTCTCTGTTCTCGTTTCAGCCGCCACCGGTTCAACTTCCGGCTCCGGTTCCGGTTCCTTGACTTCCTCTTTGACCTGGGAATCCTTGTGCTCGTCGAGCTGTATAACCTTAATTTCCAGCGTTGGGAATTTAACTTCCGGAAACGCTACCTTCACTTCCGTTTCTTTGGGCTCTGGTATAATCTCCTCTTGTATCTGTGGTTCTTGCTCTTCGACCTTGAAACATCCGATTAAAATTTAACCCATCAATCTTGCAGCAACATATTCACTTATCTATAGAGCACTAACTACCGGATCTGAACGGATCGAGAAGTGTGTTAACATACGTTGCCAGGGGTTCTTAAGATCACCCCTCCCCCAAACGGGGGTAAACGGGTGCTGGATatttgacagacagacagtcaatAAATAAGTGCAATCATATTTAATAGAGATTTTCGAATTGGACTAATATCGCATACCTAAATAAGAATTaagataaactattttttttccgAACTGTGTTCGGTTTCCCTAACGTCTTCAAATGCGTCACGGGATAAcggatatattaaaatgtcataagtCTGTGTCGTCCGGGATTTAAGACCTCTCTCATCCGAAGAATCAAACCAAACTCAAGACAAACAGCGTGATGGAACCCTCTCGTTTGAGGTGGAACTTTCAATCAGTAGGAGAAGAAGGACTGTTCTTCTACGCAGACACAGGTCGAACTCCtacagatattaattaaaaatcataccaTTTCCATAACATCCGGCGTCATAGCGTCGTCCACGATCTTCGCCTCAGGAACCGGTTCCTCCtgaagaaaataaacataacagatTCAAAGCATTCagcattcttaaaaaatataaaagaactcacaaatataaatacttttataataaaccattacacacacacacatcgaAGCGGCCCCGTACCTTAGGGCTCAGTATtgagtttacattttataagaaaattaagacAAGAGTACAAAAATATGTCGAACTAATGCGAAAAGGAATTCTCTGCATTTTTTGTACtagaatatatcaaatcaaatgaaaatatactttattcaagtaggtattgacgagcacttttgaatcgtcatttgacaaactatattaagtgaagctaccaccggttcggaatgtagattctaccgagaggaaccggcaaggaaatcagtagttactcttcttccacatctaaaaatacagtcgtgttagttaaatacaattatatatgtatggcatgtctcctgcctggaagtcaacgagcgttaactccacgcttttttaataatacaataggctatttgactggtttataaaatccattttattttatattatttagtagaggtcaAGGATGGGTTCCTTTTGGTAGCTATGTATATGTAAGTTTTTTCgtagtattacttttatatatattatatatagacgaTTATATAACAACTACAAATTACGacggtatatataaatttaaaaaaaaaatgtagaagcGTGTTActggataaaatattatagagatGTGTTGTCGTCCGCGTCTTTACTCGCGTTTTAAAGCGAAGtaaaagttgattttttttttaattctagtacaaatttgctgaaaaattccatatttaaatagcgcgcgaaaacgttactttgacaatatggcgctgcaatggggtcggtgacgtcacttgcctgtagcTTGAAGGTGTGTAATGACCTTGACTTCTACCGCAGGCTCTTCGATCGCTTCCGGTTCGGACGCCGGAACTTCGATCTCTTTCTTCGGTATCGGCTTTTCGGCCACTCTGGaacagaattaaatatatataaacgaaaatatactttattcaagtacgcctttacgagcacttttgaatcgtcactttACAAATCATatcaagtgaagctaccaccggttcgggacgtagattctacc comes from Vanessa atalanta chromosome 30, ilVanAtal1.2, whole genome shotgun sequence and encodes:
- the LOC125075424 gene encoding protein TsetseEP-like, with amino-acid sequence MVVAEKPIPKKEIEVPASEPEAIEEPAVEVKEEPVPEAKIVDDAMTPDVMEMVEEQEPQIQEEIIPEPKETEVKVAFPEVKFPTLEIKVIQLDEHKDSQVKEEVKEPEPEPEVEPVAAETRTENMEEDEQEMSKVEEKIANEPEPIQEPPATVAEEAVEPPPAEPQPEEEVVPDPQDIPLPPEVQSKEDEKEAPEVIQPLEPQPEEPAKVPEEVVEEKDKKEEEPVMEEAEKKQEVPEENADEKLIEDQEGRRC
- the LOC125075370 gene encoding bromodomain-containing protein 8-like, giving the protein MIRDELSQEEVKREGLEEDTHTETDDDTPMELSREEEKDGKKKRDYSRKKKSDSRTCSGSESAPESPSASDAERQHRLWKKSVMLVYSRLCAHKYASLFLRPISDEEAPGYSVVVKRPMDLSTVRRNIDAGHVRTTAEFQRDVLLMLSNALLYNSSSHSVYAMAREMHEDAQCQLGMLLAAQAHAGLCAPPRRKRRLDAHAHAHAPHNKHHRV